A genomic stretch from Neomonachus schauinslandi chromosome 16, ASM220157v2, whole genome shotgun sequence includes:
- the PLA2G15 gene encoding LOW QUALITY PROTEIN: phospholipase A2 group XV (The sequence of the model RefSeq protein was modified relative to this genomic sequence to represent the inferred CDS: deleted 1 base in 1 codon), whose translation MGLRLCPYHAALLPGGFLCLLLLADPALPVGRPPPVVLVPGDLGNQLEAKLDKPTVVHYLCSKRTDSYFTLWLNLELLLPVIIDCWIDNIRLVYNRTSRATQFPDGVDVRVPGFGKTFSLEFLDPSKSSVGSYFHTMVESLVGWGYTRGEDVRGAPYDWRRAPNENGPYFLALREMIEEMHQLYGGPVVLVAHSMGNMYTLYFLQRQPQAWKNKYIRAFVALGAPWGGVAKTFRVLASGDNNRIPVIGPLKIREQQRSAVSTSWLLPYSSAWSPGKIFVRTPTTNYTLRDYRRFFQDIGFRDGWLMRQDTEGLVEATAPPGVSLHCLYGTGVPTPDSFYYESFPDREPRICFGNGDGTVNLQSALQCRAWRGRQEQPVSLQALPGSEHIEMLANATTLAYLKRVLLGP comes from the exons ATGGGTCTTCGCCTCTGTCCCTACCATGCGGCGCTGCTCCCGGGTGGCTTCCTGTGCCTCCTGCTCCTGGCGGATCCGGCGCTCCCGGTCGGACGTCCCCCTCCGGTGGTGCTGG TGCCCGGTGATTTGGGCAACCAGCTGGAAGCAAAGCTAGACAAGCCAACGGTCGTGCACTACCTGTGCTCCAAGAGGACAGACAGCTACTTCACGCTCTGGCTCAACCTCGAACTGCTGCTGCCAGTTATCATTGACTGCTGGATTGACAATATCAG GCTGGTCTACAACAGAACATCCCGGGCCACCCAGTTCCCAGATGGTGTGGATGTGCGTGTCCCTGGCTTTGGGAAGACTTTCTCACTGGAGTTCCTGGACCCCAGCAAAAGCAGTGTGG GTTCCTATTTCCATACCATGGTAGAGAGCCTTGTGGGCTGGGGCTACACACGGGGTGAGGATGTCCGGGGGGCTCCCTACGACTGGCGCCGAGCCCCAA ATGAAAACGGGCCCTACTTCCTGGCCCTCCGGGAGATGATCGAGGAGATGCACCAGCTGTATGGGGGCCCTGTGGTGCTGGTTGCCCACAGCATGGGCAACATGTACACACTCTACTTTCTGCAGCGACAGCCACAGGCCTGGAAGAACAAGTACATCCGTGCGTTTGTGGCGCTGGGTGCGCCCTGG GGGGGCGTGGCCAAGACTTTTCGTGTCCTGGCCTCAG GAGACAACAATCGGATCCCGGTCATCGGGCCCCTGAAGATCCGGGAGCAGCAGCGGTCTGCTGTCTCCACCAGCTGGCTGCTGCCCTACAGCTCCGCCTGGTCGCCCGGCAAGATCTTCGTGCGCACACCCACAACCAACTACACGCTGCGGGATTATCGCCGCTTCTTCCAGGACATCGGCTTCAGAGACGGGTGGCTCATGCGGCAGGACACGGAGGGGCTCGTCGAAGCCACGGCGCCACCTGGCGTGTCGCTGCACTGCCTCTACGGCACTGGGGTCCCCACGCCAGACTCCTTCTACTACGAGAGCTTCCCGGACCGCGAGCCCAGAATCTGCTTTGGCAACGGCGACGGCACCGTGAACTTGCAGAGTGCCCTGCAGTGCCGGGCCTGGCGCGGCCGCCAGGAGCAGCCAGTGTCTCTGCAGGCGCTGCCGGGCAGCGAGCACATAGAGATGCTGGCCAATGCCACCACCTTGGCCTATCTGAAACGTGTGCTCCTTGGGCCCTGA